In the genome of Gammaproteobacteria bacterium, one region contains:
- the thiC gene encoding phosphomethylpyrimidine synthase ThiC, which produces MSVTHKEILEQRMSMQSTGISSPGSSKIYVEGSRSDIQVPMREIQLGDTQTKGGVEKNPPVMVYDTSGLYGDSNAQLDLSKGLPDIRHTWVDERGDTERLSEFSSKYTVERANDSETEQMRFPEVRKPRRALKGKNVSQMHYARQGIITPEMEYVAIRESLKLDEARKNGELDQHAGESFGAAIPETITPEFVRDEIARGRAIIPANINHPELEPMIIGRNFLVKINCNLGNSALGSSVEEEVDKMVWGLRWGGDTVMDLSTGKHIHETREWIIRNSPAPIGTVPIYQALEKVDGIAENLTWEIFRDTLIEQAEQGVDYFTIHAGVRLAHVPLTAKRTTGIVSRGGAIMAKWCLSHHKESFLYTHFEDICEIMKAYDISFSLGDGFRPGSIADANDEAQFAELETLGELTKIAWKHDIQTMIEGPGHVPMHMIKVNMEKQLEVCDEAPFYTLGPLTTDIAPGYDHITSGIGAAMIGWFGCAMLCYVTPKEHLGLPDREDVREGIITYKIAAHAADLAKGHPGAQIRDNALSKARFEFRWEDQFNLGLDPARAREYHDKTLPKESAKVAHFCSMCGPRFCSMKISQEVRDFAAEKETNVVDATKIGMSEMADKFNAEGGKIYRRA; this is translated from the coding sequence ATGAGTGTGACCCATAAAGAGATTTTAGAGCAGCGAATGTCAATGCAATCAACAGGAATTTCAAGCCCAGGCTCATCGAAAATTTATGTTGAAGGGAGCCGGTCTGACATACAAGTGCCGATGCGCGAAATTCAACTCGGCGATACGCAGACCAAAGGCGGGGTTGAGAAAAACCCACCCGTAATGGTTTACGATACTTCAGGGCTTTATGGTGATAGCAATGCTCAGCTTGATCTATCAAAAGGCTTGCCAGATATTCGCCACACTTGGGTTGATGAGCGTGGTGATACGGAACGTCTTTCTGAATTCTCTTCTAAGTACACGGTTGAACGTGCGAATGACAGTGAAACGGAGCAAATGCGTTTTCCTGAGGTTCGCAAACCACGCCGTGCACTAAAAGGTAAAAATGTCTCTCAGATGCACTATGCGCGTCAGGGAATTATTACGCCTGAAATGGAATATGTGGCCATTCGGGAAAGTCTGAAGTTAGACGAAGCTCGCAAAAACGGTGAGCTTGATCAGCATGCCGGTGAGTCATTTGGCGCGGCGATTCCAGAAACTATTACCCCTGAATTTGTTCGAGACGAAATTGCGCGTGGGCGCGCGATTATCCCTGCCAATATCAATCATCCCGAATTAGAGCCAATGATTATTGGTCGTAACTTTCTGGTGAAAATTAACTGTAATCTCGGAAATTCTGCACTGGGTTCTTCGGTTGAAGAAGAGGTTGACAAAATGGTCTGGGGTTTGCGTTGGGGGGGCGATACCGTCATGGATCTCTCGACCGGTAAACATATTCATGAAACTCGCGAGTGGATTATTCGCAATAGCCCTGCTCCGATCGGAACCGTACCAATCTATCAAGCACTGGAAAAAGTTGATGGCATTGCTGAAAACCTGACATGGGAGATATTTCGCGATACGTTGATTGAGCAAGCCGAGCAAGGTGTTGATTATTTCACCATTCATGCCGGTGTGCGCTTGGCACATGTGCCGCTGACAGCAAAACGCACCACTGGCATCGTTTCTCGTGGTGGAGCGATTATGGCTAAATGGTGCCTATCTCACCATAAAGAGAGCTTTCTCTATACTCATTTCGAAGATATTTGTGAAATCATGAAAGCGTATGATATTTCGTTTTCATTAGGTGATGGCTTTCGTCCAGGTTCAATTGCGGATGCCAATGATGAAGCGCAGTTTGCCGAACTTGAAACATTAGGTGAGTTGACCAAAATTGCCTGGAAACATGACATTCAAACCATGATCGAAGGCCCAGGGCATGTTCCAATGCACATGATCAAAGTCAATATGGAGAAGCAGCTTGAAGTCTGTGATGAAGCGCCATTTTATACATTAGGGCCGCTGACCACAGATATTGCGCCTGGCTATGATCATATTACATCAGGCATTGGAGCGGCAATGATTGGTTGGTTCGGCTGTGCCATGCTCTGTTATGTCACTCCTAAAGAGCATTTAGGTTTGCCTGATCGTGAAGATGTTCGTGAAGGAATCATTACCTACAAAATTGCAGCGCATGCGGCGGATTTAGCCAAAGGTCACCCAGGTGCACAGATACGTGATAATGCGCTTTCTAAAGCACGTTTTGAATTCCGCTGGGAAGATCAGTTTAATTTAGGATTGGATCCAGCACGGGCGCGTGAATATCACGATAAAACGTTACCGAAAGAGTCTGCCAAAGTGGCTCATTTTTGCTCAATGTGTGGTCCACGTTTTTGCTCTATGAAGATCAGTCAGGAAGTTCGTGACTTTGCAGCAGAAAAAGAGACAAATGTGGTTGATGCAACCAAAATTGGAATGTCAGAAATGGCAGATAAATTTAATGCCGAAGGTGGCAAAATTTATCGCAGGGCATAA
- the nudE gene encoding ADP compounds hydrolase NudE, protein MSQKPQILNAKVIAETRIFQVEQLDLKFSNGVEVSYERMRSSGNGAVLIVPLLDTETVLLTREYAAGVHRYELALPKGKIETDEDILLAADREMMEEVGYGAKNLTLISSLTVSPSYMDHITHIVLAEDLYPKKCEGDEPEEIEVMPWRLDQLSELLLHEECTEARSIAALFMVRERLLSR, encoded by the coding sequence ATGTCTCAAAAACCTCAAATCCTTAATGCAAAGGTCATTGCGGAAACCCGAATTTTTCAGGTTGAACAATTGGATCTGAAATTTTCTAATGGCGTTGAGGTTTCATATGAACGCATGAGAAGTTCAGGCAATGGCGCGGTTTTGATTGTACCGTTGCTTGATACTGAAACGGTGTTGTTGACGCGTGAGTATGCCGCAGGCGTTCATCGTTACGAACTGGCGCTGCCCAAAGGTAAAATTGAGACGGATGAAGATATCTTGCTCGCTGCGGATCGAGAGATGATGGAGGAGGTCGGTTATGGTGCAAAAAACCTGACTTTGATCTCTTCACTGACTGTTTCTCCAAGCTACATGGATCACATAACACATATCGTATTGGCGGAAGATCTTTACCCTAAAAAATGTGAAGGTGATGAGCCTGAAGAGATCGAGGTGATGCCTTGGCGTCTGGATCAGTTAAGCGAGTTACTGTTGCATGAAGAGTGCACCGAAGCACGCAGCATTGCGGCGCTGTTCATGGTGAGAGAGCGACTCTTGAGCCGATGA
- the cysQ gene encoding 3'(2'),5'-bisphosphate nucleotidase CysQ, protein MKELADFQQFLPPVRQIAQDAGDAILKIYNEGFTVSEKADSTPVTEADIAAHECIVSGLSILTPGIPVLSEEGDIFSYEERRHWSCYWLVDPLDGTRQFVKRNSEFTVNIALILNGEAVLGVIWVPVTQIFYSAAKGCGAFKWRVHENKNQRIQSRPFSERCITVAGNRGYKSKAFQKFTANLDRPYQLLIIGSSLKSCLVAEGGADIYARFGPTGEWDTAAAQCIVEEAGGSVTDLQMQPLRYNTKDSLLNPDFLVFGDRSVDWRAYLPDILPQ, encoded by the coding sequence ATGAAGGAGCTGGCCGATTTTCAGCAGTTTTTGCCCCCAGTACGGCAGATTGCACAGGATGCCGGCGATGCCATACTGAAAATTTACAATGAAGGTTTTACTGTTTCAGAGAAAGCAGATTCAACGCCAGTGACTGAGGCGGATATTGCTGCACATGAGTGTATTGTTTCAGGCCTTTCCATATTGACCCCCGGCATCCCTGTTTTGTCAGAAGAAGGTGACATTTTTTCTTATGAGGAACGTCGTCACTGGTCTTGTTATTGGTTGGTTGACCCTTTGGATGGCACACGTCAATTTGTAAAACGAAACAGTGAGTTTACGGTGAATATTGCATTGATTCTGAATGGCGAAGCGGTGCTCGGTGTGATCTGGGTGCCTGTGACGCAAATATTTTATTCAGCGGCCAAAGGGTGTGGCGCTTTTAAATGGCGTGTTCATGAAAATAAAAACCAGCGTATTCAATCAAGGCCATTCAGTGAACGCTGTATTACCGTGGCTGGAAATCGTGGCTATAAAAGCAAGGCTTTCCAGAAATTTACTGCAAATCTTGATCGCCCCTATCAACTGTTGATTATAGGCAGTTCATTGAAGTCGTGCCTGGTGGCCGAAGGTGGTGCGGATATCTACGCACGTTTTGGCCCAACAGGAGAGTGGGATACGGCGGCGGCTCAATGTATTGTGGAAGAGGCGGGTGGTTCAGTCACAGACTTGCAGATGCAACCTTTACGTTACAATACAAAAGACTCTTTATTGAACCCGGACTTTCTGGTGTTTGGTGATCGCAGTGTGGACTGGCGTGCTTACCTACCAGATATTTTACCTCAGTGA